The Gemmatimonas sp. UBA7669 sequence ACTCGGGTATCGGTATTGCCGCGGCCGACCTGCCGTATGTGTTCGAGCGCTTCTGGCGCGCGGACCGGGTGCGCTCGCGGGCCAGCGAACGTGGCGGATTCGGCCTGGGGCTCGCCATTTCGCAGTGGATTGCCCAGGCGCACAGCGGACGCCTGGAAGTCCAGTCGCGTCTGGGGCGGGGCAGCACGTTCACGCTGACGCTGCCTCTGGCCGGTTCGCCGGGATCGGGAATGACGGGCGAGTATCAGTCGGTGGTCAACCTGCGGGATGAGCCGATTGATCTCCACGGAACACTAACCTCGGATTAATCCGATCCTAATCTTTCTTCCATTGCCCGCTCATGTCCGGAACGTAGGTTCGGCCTGTCAGCTCCGGATAGCCCGTCCGGTCGCGACGTTCGTAGCCCGTACCCCGGACCAGCGAGATGTTCAACAACCTGATCGAGTCTCAGGCCAAGAAGCAGAAGCGCGCCGGCGGGTCCTTCATGTCCATCGTGGTGCACACCGCCGTCGTTGCCGCGCTCATCGCGGTTACGAAGGGCGCGGGCGCCGTGATGGAGGAAGAGAAGGTCGAGAAGGTGGAGTTCGTCGAGGTGAAGAAAGACGAACCGAAGCCGCCCGAGCCTGAGAAGGCCCCGCCGCCGCCTGACGCTGTGGCCGCCCCGCCGCCGCCGAAGGGTTTCCAGGTGCTTTCTGCGCCCATCGAAATTCCCAACGTTATCCCGGAAATCGACCTCTCCAAGAAGGTGACGGATGAGGCGGACTTCTCCGGCAAGGGTGTGGCTGGTGGTATCGCCAAGGGTGTCGAAGGTGGCAAGGGTCCCGTCATTCAGAATGCGGACCAGCCCTACTTCGACTTCCAGGTGGAAAAGCCGGTGGTCATGGCGCCTGGCTCGCAGGGTCCGGCCTATCCCGACATGCTCCGCACGGCGGGCATCGAGGGCACCGTACTCGCGCAGTTCGTCGTCGACACGACGGGTCGGGCCGAGATGAACACGTTCAAGGCCCTCAAGTCGGACAACGATTTGTTCACCAACGCCGTGAAGAATGCGCTGCAGCGCATGCGCTTCCTCCCCGCTGAAGTGGGTGGTCGCAAGGTGAAGCAGCTCGTGCAGCAGCCGTTCCAGTTCTCGCTCAACCGCTAAGCGGTTCCGTCACCAAACACACATCAGGAGATAGGCAGATGGGCATGGATATCATGGACCTTTGGCACGAGATGGGTTGGTTTGCCAAGGGTATCGTTTGGACGCTGCTGATCATGTCGGCCTACTCGACCGGTATCATCATCCAGAAGTGGTGGCAGATGCGGAAGGCGCAGGGCGAGACGCGCAAGTTCGCCCCGGAGTTCTCGCAGTTCC is a genomic window containing:
- a CDS encoding energy transducer TonB, whose protein sequence is MFNNLIESQAKKQKRAGGSFMSIVVHTAVVAALIAVTKGAGAVMEEEKVEKVEFVEVKKDEPKPPEPEKAPPPPDAVAAPPPPKGFQVLSAPIEIPNVIPEIDLSKKVTDEADFSGKGVAGGIAKGVEGGKGPVIQNADQPYFDFQVEKPVVMAPGSQGPAYPDMLRTAGIEGTVLAQFVVDTTGRAEMNTFKALKSDNDLFTNAVKNALQRMRFLPAEVGGRKVKQLVQQPFQFSLNR